Proteins from a single region of Limisphaerales bacterium:
- a CDS encoding 2-amino-3-ketobutyrate CoA ligase encodes VVPQDKARIRTQISAAHTREDLEFAIAKFGEVKTEMGI; translated from the coding sequence CCGTCGTGCCCCAAGATAAAGCCCGCATCCGCACCCAAATCTCCGCCGCGCACACCCGGGAAGATCTCGAATTCGCCATCGCCAAGTTCGGCGAGGTGAAAACTGAAATGGGGATTTAA